In Streptomyces sp. NBC_00448, the following are encoded in one genomic region:
- a CDS encoding DDE-type integrase/transposase/recombinase: MVYVAFVVDTFSRRIVGWSAATTKHTELVLAAVEMGLWQRDREGNRHQPGQLVHHSDAGSQGGFDWSSRPSFALAEHLHREGIAASIRCVGDAYDDALMESTIGLYKPGRRRWSRWCAANTKIPTDSSLCSRD; encoded by the coding sequence ATGGTCTACGTCGCCTTCGTCGTCGACACCTTCTCCCGCCGCATCGTCGGCTGGTCCGCGGCCACCACCAAACACACCGAACTCGTCCTGGCCGCAGTCGAGATGGGCCTGTGGCAGCGCGACCGAGAAGGCAACCGCCACCAGCCCGGCCAACTGGTACACCACAGCGATGCAGGGTCGCAAGGCGGATTCGACTGGTCGTCGCGACCCTCTTTCGCCCTCGCCGAACACTTGCACCGCGAGGGCATCGCAGCCTCCATCAGATGCGTCGGTGACGCCTACGACGACGCGCTGATGGAGTCCACGATCGGTCTCTACAAACCTGGCCGACGCCGCTGGTCACGCTGGTGCGCCGCGAACACCAAGATCCCCACAGATTCAAGCCTGTGCTCAAGGGATTGA
- a CDS encoding glycosyl hydrolase family 8 — MAHFLRKLVVATASAGCLALGTTVAGGGPAVAATTPANPFPTHVTYRTGVMPSASAATRDTAVKKQYDAWKSAYLVQGCASNEYYVSTKGDGDAPHNGPVSEGQGYGMNIVPLMAGYDANAKVEFDGMWQLVKDHEDQYGLMQWQLDGTTCKYTDSGTPDSATDGDLDIGYGLVLADKQWGGYTSDAKAWLGRIYAHDVAADGHLKCEDDGPSTDTRPSDMMLDHLRAFAAYDTAHDWNKVVSRTEAIINEFTGTYSATKGLLSDFVVNANTTSPKPAPANYQESQPDNIVGYNSIRVPWHMGTDALLNGTTTAATAYNDAKKWSACAKSVSGSDPKKVYPHLNLNCTAYSTSDQAEEAGDSVGPAAMAAGDQAWTDTIWNQLATNPFGDGYFGETIKTLVYIVMAGDYWNPATTTAPANDFSVAVSPASGTAATGGSTTATVTTAVTSGSAQTVTLSATGAPAGVTVSFNPASVTAGGSATMTVTVGTGTTAGTYPLSVLGAAASGSHTAAYTLTIGSTGGGCTAAQLLGNAGFEGGATVAPWTQSSTLGFAPINNDTADEPAHSGGWDAWTNGDGKADTDTVAQTVTIPAACAATLSYWLHVDTTENTTTATPDTFKVQLLDQAGTVLTTLATYSNLSHNTGYTQHSHDVTAYAGQTLTVRFTGTETDTNGGTTSFVVDDTALQTR, encoded by the coding sequence ATGGCTCACTTTCTGCGAAAGCTTGTGGTGGCCACGGCCTCGGCCGGTTGCCTCGCCCTGGGCACGACGGTAGCGGGCGGCGGCCCCGCCGTCGCTGCGACCACCCCCGCCAACCCCTTCCCGACCCACGTGACTTACCGGACCGGCGTCATGCCGTCGGCGTCCGCGGCCACCCGCGACACCGCCGTCAAGAAGCAGTACGACGCCTGGAAGAGTGCCTATCTCGTCCAGGGCTGCGCCTCCAACGAGTACTACGTATCCACCAAGGGCGACGGTGACGCCCCCCACAACGGCCCGGTCTCGGAGGGCCAGGGCTACGGCATGAACATCGTGCCCCTCATGGCCGGTTACGACGCGAACGCCAAGGTCGAGTTCGACGGCATGTGGCAGTTGGTCAAGGACCACGAGGACCAGTACGGCCTGATGCAGTGGCAGCTGGACGGCACCACCTGCAAATACACCGACAGCGGCACCCCGGACTCTGCCACCGACGGCGATCTGGACATCGGCTACGGCCTGGTCCTCGCCGACAAGCAGTGGGGAGGCTACACCAGCGACGCCAAGGCGTGGCTCGGCCGGATCTACGCTCACGACGTGGCTGCCGACGGCCACCTCAAGTGCGAGGACGACGGTCCGTCCACCGACACCCGGCCGTCTGACATGATGCTCGATCACCTGCGGGCCTTCGCCGCGTACGACACCGCACACGACTGGAACAAGGTCGTCTCCCGCACCGAGGCGATCATCAACGAGTTCACCGGTACGTACTCCGCCACCAAGGGACTGCTGTCGGACTTCGTGGTGAACGCGAACACCACCAGCCCCAAGCCAGCCCCCGCGAACTACCAGGAGAGTCAGCCGGACAACATCGTCGGCTACAACTCCATCCGCGTGCCCTGGCACATGGGGACCGACGCCCTGCTCAACGGCACCACCACGGCCGCCACGGCCTACAACGATGCCAAGAAGTGGTCGGCCTGCGCCAAGTCCGTCTCCGGGAGCGACCCGAAGAAGGTCTACCCGCACCTGAACCTGAACTGCACCGCCTACTCCACCTCCGACCAGGCCGAAGAGGCCGGCGACTCGGTGGGCCCGGCCGCCATGGCCGCCGGAGACCAGGCGTGGACCGACACGATCTGGAACCAGCTCGCCACCAACCCCTTCGGTGACGGTTACTTCGGCGAGACCATCAAGACCCTCGTCTACATCGTCATGGCCGGCGACTACTGGAACCCCGCCACGACGACCGCTCCGGCGAACGACTTCTCCGTCGCCGTCAGCCCCGCCTCAGGAACCGCTGCTACTGGCGGCTCGACGACCGCCACCGTCACCACGGCAGTCACCTCCGGCTCCGCGCAGACGGTCACGCTCAGCGCCACCGGTGCGCCCGCCGGCGTCACGGTCTCCTTCAACCCGGCCTCGGTGACCGCCGGCGGCAGCGCGACCATGACGGTCACCGTCGGCACCGGAACCACAGCGGGCACGTATCCCCTCTCCGTGCTGGGCGCAGCCGCGTCCGGCAGCCACACCGCCGCTTACACCCTGACCATCGGCTCCACCGGCGGCGGTTGCACGGCCGCGCAACTGCTGGGCAACGCCGGCTTCGAGGGCGGCGCCACCGTCGCGCCGTGGACCCAGAGCTCGACGCTTGGCTTCGCGCCTATCAACAACGACACCGCTGACGAGCCCGCCCACTCCGGCGGCTGGGACGCCTGGACGAACGGCGACGGCAAGGCCGACACCGACACCGTCGCACAGACGGTGACCATCCCGGCTGCCTGCGCCGCCACCCTCTCGTACTGGCTGCACGTCGACACCACGGAGAACACCACGACAGCCACCCCCGACACCTTCAAGGTGCAGTTGCTCGACCAGGCCGGCACCGTCCTGACGACGCTGGCGACGTACTCCAACCTCAGCCACAACACCGGCTACACGCAGCACTCCCACGACGTGACGGCGTACGCGGGGCAGACCCTCACCGTGCGGTTCACCGGCACCGAGACCGACACCAACGGCGGTACGACCTCCTTCGTCGTGGACGACACCGCGCTCCAGACCCGCTGA